One Solirubrobacter pauli DNA segment encodes these proteins:
- a CDS encoding histidine phosphatase family protein, with the protein MIVCFTRHGESLFNLAERNGEPEPADGDHLSERGWEQARGLGERLKGEGIERIIASPYGRAQETAQGIGEVLGLPFETDGDLHEAVQSDAYRAVSPNFDGEGHITWMPQSPPDHAEPGSESFNAILARVDRVQERLAERVESERILCVSHWGFIHYFTGRALFREAFSPAHLPALYRMGHINTGITLFQQRRDYFIEGERYDGWALLTWNDQAHL; encoded by the coding sequence GTGATCGTCTGCTTCACGCGGCACGGCGAGTCGCTCTTCAACCTCGCCGAGCGCAACGGCGAGCCCGAGCCCGCAGACGGCGACCACCTGTCCGAGCGCGGCTGGGAGCAGGCGCGCGGGCTCGGCGAGCGCCTGAAGGGCGAGGGCATCGAGCGGATCATCGCGTCGCCGTACGGGCGGGCGCAGGAGACCGCGCAGGGCATCGGCGAGGTCCTCGGGCTGCCGTTCGAGACCGACGGGGACCTGCACGAGGCGGTCCAGTCGGACGCCTACCGCGCCGTCTCGCCGAACTTCGACGGCGAGGGCCACATCACGTGGATGCCGCAGTCGCCGCCCGACCACGCCGAGCCGGGCTCGGAGTCCTTCAACGCGATCCTGGCGCGCGTCGATCGCGTGCAGGAGCGCCTGGCGGAGCGCGTCGAGAGCGAGCGCATCCTCTGCGTCTCGCACTGGGGCTTCATCCACTACTTCACGGGCAGGGCGCTCTTCCGCGAGGCGTTCTCACCCGCGCACCTTCCGGCGCTCTACCGGATGGGTCACATCAACACCGGCATCACGCTGTTCCAGCAGCGCCGCGACTACTTCATCGAGGGCGAGCGCTACGACGGCTGGGCGCTGTTGACCTGGAACGACCAGGCGCACCTCTAG
- the pdxT gene encoding pyridoxal 5'-phosphate synthase glutaminase subunit PdxT, with the protein MVVGVLALQGDFEAHSKMLQDLGADVREVRVPADLEGLDGLVMPGGESTTMTLGIKREGLGDPLRDFVRSGKPVLGTCAGMIMLDREHLGVMDTVCRRNAFGRQIRSFEEDLEIPGIDGTVRAVFIRAPWLAEYGDAVEILASVDGHPVAARQDNMLVISFHPEIAGESRVHELFLKNVAAQ; encoded by the coding sequence TTGGTAGTCGGCGTCCTCGCCCTCCAGGGCGACTTCGAGGCACATTCCAAGATGTTGCAGGACCTCGGGGCGGACGTCCGCGAGGTCCGCGTGCCCGCCGACCTGGAGGGCTTGGACGGGCTGGTGATGCCGGGTGGCGAATCGACCACGATGACGCTCGGCATCAAGCGCGAGGGGCTCGGCGACCCGCTGCGGGACTTCGTGCGGTCGGGCAAGCCCGTGCTCGGCACGTGCGCGGGGATGATCATGCTCGACCGCGAGCACCTCGGCGTGATGGACACGGTGTGCCGGCGCAACGCGTTCGGCCGCCAGATCAGGAGCTTCGAGGAGGACCTCGAGATCCCGGGGATCGACGGCACGGTGCGCGCGGTGTTCATCCGCGCGCCGTGGCTGGCCGAGTACGGCGACGCCGTCGAGATCCTCGCGTCGGTCGACGGCCATCCGGTCGCCGCCCGCCAGGACAACATGCTCGTGATCTCGTTCCACCCGGAGATCGCGGGCGAGAGCCGCGTGCACGAGCTGTTCCTCAAGAACGTCGCCGCGCAGTGA